Proteins encoded in a region of the Thermus filiformis genome:
- a CDS encoding choice-of-anchor U domain-containing protein: MRGTKLLRLLWLLALGLLTACPNQGAPPDLSLQGVSPQNPSVVQGQSLSLTLTFTSQNGFQGQVGLQVTEGGQTPTWLSFSPTSANLDVPKGGQKTLPLNLQVSQNAPTGAHTLKLRATYGNRTAEKDLTLTVNPPPDFTISLDPTSLTVQQGGSGTTQLTLTPQNFTGTVNLSLEDQNGNAPSGITLTPASVTVSGSGPVTQALTLSVDAGVAPNTYALRVKATAGSLTKTANLSLTVTAGGGGGGGGGGGGGGNTSGSVNTGNGTVQVSLQGGTFTQGPQAANVNAPGYQTPYGGIAFTAQVPQGGTLTVTLTFPNPIPQGAVLLKCVGNPQTCTPISGAQLSGNQATFQVQDGDPLDADGQANGQIVDPVALGVPVDFTLSLDPTSLTVQQGNSGTTQLTLTPQNGFTGTVNLSLEDQNGNAPSGITLSSPNPPSVTVSGSNPVTQTLTLSVGAGVATGTYNLRVKATSGSLTRTADLSLTVTPAPSFTLSLSPSALTLSQGQGGTVTVSLSRSGFTGEVTLSLDGEMAAGFPDPDRVAWSFSPNPATGDASALTLQVGDSAPPGTYTLTVRGRAQGFPDRTAELTLTVTGSGGGSDGSTWTGRTWSTNLYGVAYGNGRFVAVGLYHAFFSLDGGETWAMGSPLVSWTTVGIPAAFYDVAYGNGRFVAVGYRNGQPAVYTSQDGTGWTGQSLGGSATLLGITYANGLFVAVGTGGVIYTSPDGENWTLRFSQPSIWFYDVIYADGKFVAAGDDVYVSPNGVDWTRAGSFGCAGIAYGNGFFVAAKGMYGIYVSSDLVNWTQAVSGWFNEVAYGNGRFVAVGEFGMIFTSTDGVSWGLRDAGTRAYLLGVAHGAGRFVAVGLGGTLVTSTDGLTWTQGPSPTSGDLYSVAYGNGRFVAVGAGGAIFSSPDGLAWTQEASPTANDLYRVRYVAGRFVAVGARGTLLTSWDGANWTAQNTGVTWGLWGVAYGKGRFVVTGYYDSLFPSSITSTDGVNWSRLGQGCGLGLDITYANGTFVMVGGDGLSRCLYRSSDGVNWQDLRSNTPYGVALYGVTYGNGIFVAVGRGQGKVITSP; encoded by the coding sequence GGCTCCTCTGGCTCTTGGCCCTTGGTCTTCTCACCGCCTGCCCCAACCAGGGCGCCCCCCCCGACCTCAGCCTCCAAGGCGTGAGCCCCCAGAACCCCAGCGTGGTCCAGGGCCAGTCCCTCAGCCTCACCCTCACCTTCACCTCCCAGAACGGCTTCCAGGGGCAGGTGGGCCTGCAGGTGACCGAGGGGGGCCAGACCCCCACCTGGCTCAGCTTCTCGCCCACGAGCGCCAACCTGGACGTGCCCAAGGGGGGACAGAAGACCCTCCCCCTCAACCTCCAGGTGAGCCAGAACGCCCCCACCGGGGCCCACACCCTCAAGCTCCGGGCGACCTACGGGAACCGGACGGCGGAGAAGGACCTCACCCTCACCGTCAACCCGCCTCCGGACTTCACGATCTCCCTGGACCCCACCTCCCTCACCGTCCAGCAGGGGGGTAGCGGGACCACCCAGCTCACCCTGACCCCGCAGAACTTCACGGGGACCGTAAACCTGTCCTTGGAGGACCAGAACGGCAACGCCCCGAGCGGGATCACCCTGACCCCGGCCTCGGTCACGGTGAGCGGGTCCGGCCCGGTGACCCAGGCCCTGACCCTGAGCGTGGACGCGGGCGTGGCCCCGAACACCTACGCCCTGCGGGTGAAGGCCACCGCGGGGAGCCTGACCAAGACGGCGAACCTCAGCCTGACCGTGACCGCCGGCGGAGGAGGCGGCGGTGGCGGTGGAGGCGGTGGGGGTGGAAACACCAGCGGCTCGGTGAACACCGGGAACGGCACCGTCCAGGTGAGCCTCCAGGGGGGCACCTTCACCCAGGGGCCCCAGGCGGCGAACGTCAACGCCCCCGGCTACCAGACCCCCTATGGGGGGATCGCCTTCACCGCCCAGGTGCCCCAGGGGGGGACCCTCACCGTCACCCTCACCTTCCCCAACCCCATCCCCCAGGGAGCGGTCCTCCTCAAGTGCGTGGGGAACCCCCAGACCTGCACCCCCATCTCGGGGGCCCAGCTGAGCGGTAACCAGGCCACCTTCCAGGTCCAAGACGGCGACCCCCTGGACGCGGACGGCCAGGCGAACGGCCAGATCGTGGACCCGGTGGCCCTGGGGGTGCCCGTAGACTTCACCCTTTCCCTGGACCCCACCTCCCTCACCGTCCAGCAGGGGAACAGCGGGACCACCCAGCTCACCCTCACCCCCCAGAACGGGTTCACGGGCACCGTAAACCTGTCCCTGGAAGACCAGAACGGCAATGCGCCGAGCGGGATCACCCTCAGCTCCCCCAACCCCCCCTCGGTCACGGTGAGCGGCTCTAACCCGGTGACCCAGACCCTGACCCTGAGCGTGGGCGCGGGCGTGGCCACCGGGACCTACAACCTGCGGGTGAAGGCCACCTCGGGGAGCCTCACCCGGACGGCGGACCTCAGCCTCACGGTCACCCCAGCCCCCAGCTTCACCCTCAGCCTCAGCCCCTCCGCCCTGACCCTCTCCCAGGGGCAGGGGGGCACGGTGACGGTGAGCCTGAGCCGGAGCGGCTTCACCGGCGAGGTGACCCTTTCCCTGGACGGGGAGATGGCCGCGGGCTTCCCCGACCCGGACCGGGTCGCCTGGAGCTTCAGCCCCAACCCGGCCACCGGGGACGCCAGCGCCCTCACCCTCCAGGTGGGGGACAGCGCCCCCCCGGGCACCTACACCCTCACCGTGCGGGGGCGGGCCCAGGGCTTCCCGGACCGGACGGCGGAGCTCACCCTGACCGTGACCGGGAGCGGGGGCGGGAGCGACGGGAGCACCTGGACCGGCCGCACCTGGAGCACCAACCTCTACGGGGTCGCCTACGGCAACGGCCGGTTTGTGGCGGTGGGACTGTACCACGCCTTCTTCTCCCTGGACGGTGGGGAGACCTGGGCCATGGGTAGCCCTTTGGTGTCTTGGACGACTGTTGGGATCCCGGCCGCTTTTTACGACGTGGCCTACGGGAACGGCCGCTTTGTGGCGGTGGGCTACAGAAACGGCCAACCGGCCGTCTACACCTCCCAGGACGGGACGGGCTGGACGGGCCAGTCCCTGGGGGGTAGCGCCACCCTCCTTGGCATCACCTACGCAAACGGCCTCTTCGTGGCGGTGGGGACTGGGGGCGTCATCTACACCTCCCCGGACGGGGAGAACTGGACCCTGCGGTTCAGCCAGCCTAGCATCTGGTTCTACGACGTCATCTATGCCGATGGCAAGTTCGTGGCCGCGGGAGACGATGTCTACGTCTCCCCCAATGGAGTGGACTGGACGCGTGCAGGGTCCTTTGGTTGCGCTGGCATCGCCTACGGCAACGGTTTCTTCGTAGCGGCGAAGGGGATGTACGGGATCTACGTCTCCTCGGACCTGGTGAATTGGACCCAGGCGGTTTCGGGATGGTTCAACGAAGTCGCCTACGGGAACGGCCGCTTCGTGGCGGTGGGCGAGTTCGGCATGATCTTCACCTCCACGGACGGGGTGTCCTGGGGGCTTAGGGACGCCGGGACGCGGGCCTACCTCCTGGGCGTGGCCCACGGCGCGGGCCGCTTCGTGGCGGTGGGGCTGGGCGGCACCCTGGTCACCTCCACGGACGGCCTTACCTGGACCCAGGGCCCCTCGCCCACGAGCGGCGACCTCTACAGCGTGGCCTACGGGAACGGCCGCTTCGTGGCGGTGGGGGCGGGCGGGGCCATCTTCAGCTCCCCCGACGGCCTGGCCTGGACCCAGGAGGCCTCACCCACCGCCAACGACCTCTACAGGGTCCGGTACGTGGCGGGCCGCTTCGTGGCGGTGGGGGCGCGGGGCACCCTCCTCACCTCATGGGACGGGGCGAACTGGACGGCGCAGAACACCGGGGTGACCTGGGGCCTTTGGGGGGTCGCCTACGGCAAGGGCAGGTTCGTGGTAA